The Euphorbia lathyris chromosome 2, ddEupLath1.1, whole genome shotgun sequence genome includes a window with the following:
- the LOC136219121 gene encoding glucan endo-1,3-beta-glucosidase 14-like: MPCFSNKQSMGINMNMASFSFFLLFLSFFHVADATVKIGVNYGRIANDLPAPGKVVELLKSQGINRVKLYDTDSAVLTALADSGINVVVALPNELLASTAADQSFADKWVQANISHYYPKTQIEAIAVGNEVFVDPKNTTKYLVPAMKNVYNSLVKLNLSSIKISSPIALSALQNSYPSSAGSFKQELIEPVMKPMLEFFRQTGSYLMVNIYPFFAYSANSKDIPLDYALFKENQGVVDSGNGLKYTSLMDAQADAVFAAMSALQYDDVKMVVTETGWPSMGDENEIGAGEENAASYNGNLVKRVLTGNGTPLRPKDPLNVFLFALFNENQKPGPTSERHYGLFYPNEQKVYNIPLPMETLNSGQSTPVSGNKTETPVSGGEVSKTSVGHTWCVANGNAGEEKLQAALDYACGEGGADCRAIQSGATCYNPNTLEAHASYALNSYYQKNGRGTGTCYFGGAAYVVTQPPMYGNCDFPTGN, from the exons ATGCCCTGCTTTTCAAACAAACAGAGCATGGGAATTAATATGAACATGGCTTCCTTCTCCTTTTTTCTTCTGTTCCTCTCATTCTTTCACGTTGCCG ATGCTACGGTTAAAATCGGAGTGAACTACGGCAGAATCGCCAACGACTTACCGGCGCCGGGAAAAGTTGTGGAGCTTTTAAAATCACAGGGAATCAACCGAGTGAAGCTATACGACACTGACTCAGCCGTTTTAACAGCACTTGCTGACTCCGGGATAAACGTCGTCGTTGCACTTCCTAATGAGCTCCTCGCTTCCACTGCCGCCGACCAGTCATTTGCTGATAAATGGGTTCAGGCGAATATCTCTCATTACTACCCCAAAACTCAAATTGAAGCCATTGCCGTTGGGAATGAAGTTTTTGTTGACCCTAAAAACACAACCAAATACCTCGTTCCGGCGATGAAAAACGTTTACAACTCTCTTGTTAAATTGAACCTTTCCTCCATTAAAATCTCGTCTCCTATAGCTCTTAGTGCATTGCAAAACTCATATCCGTCTTCCGCCGGATCCTTCAAACAAGAGTTGATTGAACCGGTGATGAAACCGATGCTTGAATTTTTCCGTCAAACCGGATCTTATCTAATGGTTAACATATACCCCTTCTTTGCATACTCTGCGAATTCTAAGGATATACCCTTAGACTACGCTTTGTTTAAAGAAAACCAGGGTGTGGTGGATTCCGGTAACGGGTTGAAATACACCAGTCTCATGGACGCTCAAGCCGACGCCGTTTTCGCCGCCATGTCAGCTCTTCAATACGACGACGTGAAGATGGTGGTGACAGAAACCGGATGGCCTTCAATGGGAGACGAGAATGAGATTGGTGCAGGTGAGGAGAATGCGGCGTCGTATAATGGCAATTTAGTAAAAAGAGTCTTGACCGGAAACGGGACCCCTTTAAGACCCAAGGACCCACTTAACGTTTTCTTATTCGCTTTGTTCAATGAGAATCAGAAACCGGGTCCCACATCGGAGAGACATTACGGGTTGTTTTACCCGAATGAACAGAAAGTCTACAATATACCCCTGCCCATGGAGACCTTAAACAGCGGACAATCGACGCCGGTCAGCGGTAACAAGACTGAAACTCCGGTTAGCGGCGGAGAAGTGTCGAAGACATCGGTGGGACATACCTGGTGCGTGGCCAATGGAAATGCTGGAGAGGAGAAGCTTCAAGCTGCACTGGATTACGCTTGTGGGGAAGGAGGTGCTGATTGCCGTGCGATTCAATCTGGTGCCACGTGTTATAATCCAAACACGTTAGAGGCCCACGCTTCGTATGCTCTAAACAGTTATTATCAAAAGAACGGACGTGGTACAGGCACGTGTTATTTTGGTGGTGCGGCTTACGTAGTCACGCAACCTCCTA TGTATGGGAATTGCGATTTTCCAACTGGAAATTGA